In Labilibaculum sp. DW002, the genomic window CGCAATAAACATGATGAAACTTAAGAAACTTAAGTCAACATCAGCCATTGAAGCGTCAATCCATACAAGTGCACCTTCAGCCAAAATATATTTGTTTAGCAAGTAGTTCATAGGAACTGTAATTCCTAATACGAAGATTACAGCTAAACCTAGTCCCATAGAAGTTTTTACAGTTTTAGAAACTGCAAGGTATGAACACATTCCAAAGAAGAATGCGAACACCATGTTGTCGATAAAAATCGACTTGATAAATATATTAATCAGATTTTCCATGTTTCGATTTATCTTTAAAATTAGTTCTCAATAAGAGATTTATCACGAGATCTTTGTACCCAGATAATGATACCTACAACAACCAATGCCATTGGAGGAAGGATCATTAAACCGTTGTTTTCGTATCCCATATCGTAAAATGCCTGAGGAATAATCTGGAAACCATAAAGAGTTCCAGACCCTAACAATTCACGGAAGAAAGCTACGATTACAAGAATGATACCGTATCCGGCCGCATTGCCAATACCATCAAGAAAAGCTGGCCAAGGTTTGTTACCAAGAGCAAACGCCTCAAGACGTCCCATGATAATACAGTTGGTGATAATAAGACCTACAAATACTGAAAGTTGTTTACTTACTTCGTAAGCAAAAGCTTTAAGGATTTGATCTACAAGAATTACCAATGCAGCAACAATTACCAGTTGAACAATGATACGAATTCGTGAAGGGATAGTATTTCTAAGTAACGAAACTATAACATTAGCTAGCGCCAATACGGCCATAACAGAAATTG contains:
- a CDS encoding NADH:ubiquinone reductase (Na(+)-transporting) subunit D: MSDKEPLFSAKNRKLLTNPLGTDNPITIQVLGICSALAVTAKLEPAVVLTISVMAVLALANVIVSLLRNTIPSRIRIIVQLVIVAALVILVDQILKAFAYEVSKQLSVFVGLIITNCIIMGRLEAFALGNKPWPAFLDGIGNAAGYGIILVIVAFFRELLGSGTLYGFQIIPQAFYDMGYENNGLMILPPMALVVVGIIIWVQRSRDKSLIEN